Proteins encoded by one window of Anaerosalibacter sp. Marseille-P3206:
- the glpK gene encoding glycerol kinase GlpK yields the protein MEKKYIMALDQGTTSSRAILFNHNAEIVQVAQNEFEQIYPKPGWVEHDAMEIWATQMGVARQVLEREGARPNEVAAIGITNQRETTVVWNKNTGKPIYNAIVWQCRRTAPICDDLKKKGLEDYIKENTGLVIDAYFSGTKIKWILDNVEGARESAEKGELLFGNIDTWLLWNLTRGKVHVTDYSNASRTMLFNIKELCWDEKILKELNIPKSMLPEVRPSSEVYGVTDPKTFGGAEIPIAGIAGDQQAALFGQACYSEGMAKNTYGTGCFMLMNTGEKIVPSKNGLLTTIAWGINGKVNYALEGSIFIAGAVIQWLRDELRLIVDSADSEYFATKVNDTNGVYIVPAFVGLGAPYWDMYARGTIVGLTRGSNRNHLTRAALESIAYQTRDVLEAMQEDSGIDLKELRVDGGAVANNFLMQFQSDILGVPVHRPKVIETTALGAAYLAGLAVGFWKDMEEISMKWNVDRVFNPEMDEAHKEKIYKGWKKAVGRSLDWEEE from the coding sequence TTGGAAAAGAAATATATTATGGCATTAGATCAAGGGACTACAAGTTCTAGAGCTATACTTTTTAATCACAATGCTGAAATTGTTCAAGTAGCACAAAATGAGTTTGAGCAAATATATCCTAAACCTGGTTGGGTTGAACATGACGCAATGGAAATTTGGGCTACACAAATGGGTGTAGCTAGACAAGTTTTAGAAAGAGAAGGTGCGAGACCAAATGAAGTTGCTGCTATAGGCATTACAAATCAAAGGGAGACTACTGTTGTTTGGAACAAAAATACAGGAAAACCTATATACAATGCTATAGTTTGGCAATGTAGAAGAACAGCTCCAATTTGTGACGATTTAAAGAAAAAAGGATTAGAAGATTATATCAAGGAAAATACAGGACTTGTAATAGATGCATATTTTTCAGGTACAAAGATCAAATGGATACTAGATAATGTTGAAGGAGCAAGAGAAAGCGCAGAAAAGGGAGAACTTCTATTTGGTAATATTGATACTTGGTTATTATGGAATTTGACAAGGGGAAAAGTGCATGTAACTGATTATTCTAATGCTTCTAGAACCATGTTATTTAATATAAAAGAATTATGTTGGGATGAAAAAATACTTAAAGAATTAAATATACCAAAATCCATGCTTCCAGAAGTTAGACCATCTAGTGAAGTATATGGTGTTACAGATCCAAAGACCTTTGGTGGAGCGGAAATACCTATAGCAGGAATTGCAGGAGATCAACAAGCAGCATTATTTGGGCAGGCATGCTATAGTGAAGGTATGGCTAAAAACACCTATGGTACTGGATGTTTTATGCTTATGAATACAGGAGAGAAGATAGTTCCTTCAAAAAATGGTCTTTTAACAACAATTGCTTGGGGAATTAATGGAAAGGTTAACTATGCATTAGAAGGAAGTATATTCATAGCAGGAGCAGTTATTCAATGGTTAAGAGATGAATTGAGACTTATTGTGGATTCAGCAGATAGTGAATATTTTGCAACTAAAGTTAATGATACAAATGGAGTATATATAGTACCAGCCTTTGTAGGCCTTGGAGCGCCATATTGGGATATGTATGCTAGGGGAACTATAGTAGGTCTTACTAGAGGATCAAATAGAAACCACTTGACAAGAGCAGCATTAGAATCCATAGCATATCAGACAAGAGATGTACTTGAAGCGATGCAAGAAGATTCGGGAATTGACCTAAAAGAGCTGAGAGTAGATGGTGGAGCTGTTGCGAATAATTTCTTGATGCAGTTCCAGTCTGATATATTAGGTGTACCTGTTCACAGACCAAAAGTAATCGAGACTACAGCACTTGGTGCAGCATATCTAGCAGGGTTAGCAGTTGGATTCTGGAAAGATATGGAGGAGATATCTATGAAATGGAATGTAGACAGAGTATTTAACCCAGAGATGGATGAAGCACACAAAGAGAAAATATATAAAGGTTGGAAGAAAGCCGTTGGAAGATCCTTAGATTGGGAAGAAGAATAA
- a CDS encoding zinc ribbon domain-containing protein has translation MNQLELLWKLQIHEQRLSSIMENLDELEKGIMVDNLNLRIKRLERDIIKKKNSLKKNDERIRENNLKLKQFDYQLKEVEKSLYSGTITDLKQLDYMDKESKSLRKEINEMELEILSLMEEIEDLKELINEVECEHIKLKKDFEVFRVKQKTKKEELKKEVNSEIEIISEIKSKLEKSALEKYNIAKKNKGYAVAEVLDDECSGCHMIISTSLINKVKKEQEIFQCENCGRILYYKNCICNKE, from the coding sequence ATGAATCAGTTAGAATTGTTATGGAAATTACAGATTCACGAACAAAGATTAAGTAGTATTATGGAAAATTTAGATGAATTAGAAAAGGGTATAATGGTTGACAATCTTAACTTAAGAATAAAAAGACTTGAACGAGATATAATAAAGAAAAAGAATTCTTTAAAAAAGAATGATGAGAGAATAAGAGAAAACAATTTAAAGCTAAAACAGTTTGATTATCAATTAAAAGAAGTTGAAAAAAGTTTATATAGTGGAACTATTACTGATTTAAAACAATTAGATTATATGGATAAGGAAAGTAAAAGTTTAAGGAAAGAAATAAATGAAATGGAATTAGAAATATTATCACTGATGGAAGAAATTGAGGATTTAAAAGAATTGATAAATGAAGTAGAATGTGAACATATAAAACTAAAAAAGGATTTTGAGGTATTTAGAGTAAAACAAAAAACGAAAAAAGAAGAATTAAAAAAAGAAGTTAATAGTGAAATTGAAATTATAAGTGAAATAAAATCAAAATTAGAAAAAAGTGCATTGGAAAAGTATAATATAGCTAAAAAAAACAAAGGCTATGCAGTAGCTGAAGTTCTTGATGATGAATGTAGTGGTTGCCATATGATTATATCTACTTCTCTTATTAACAAAGTTAAAAAAGAACAAGAAATATTTCAATGTGAGAATTGTGGAAGAATACTTTATTACAAAAATTGCATTTGCAATAAGGAGTAA
- the recQ gene encoding DNA helicase RecQ: protein MNQWEVLHKYYGFENFRKGQAELIESILNKRDVLGIMPTSGGKSICYQIPALLLEGITLVISPLISLMKDQVDGLNELGIPATFINSTLSIVEQEKRIYEAVQGMYKLLYIAPERLNSLLFLNFTKKVKISLVAVDEAHCISQWGHDFRPSYREIPNFIANLNYRPIIGAFTATATDEIIDDISNILKLDNPLKLITGFDRANLYLQVEKSVDKKSFILNYLKKNPDDSGIIYCATRKEVESIGNLLNDSGFKVGIYHAGMTNEERKRTQDEFLYDKILIMVATNAFGMGIDKSNVRFVIHHNMPKNIEAYYQEAGRAGRDGEKSECILLFSPQDVIKQKYLIEQSISSPKRKEIAYSNLQYMVDYCHTRDCLRLRILNYFGEVPINEKCNYCSNCLDERDLEDISIEAQKIISCVYRMEQRFGITMVAKVLRGSMDKRILEFKLDKLSTYGIMKEYTEKDIKETILLLIADGYLQLTEGKYPVVQLTANSVEVLRGKKKVFKRVEVEDKQFRRDLLVHEELFRELKGIRMEIAMRKMVPPYIIFADYTLKEMCMYLPETREEMLMIKGVGNKKYESYGEVFIDAIQKYKERTGSIAPKKNYKSIEDNSNMVKSHEITYNLYSVGKSPIQIAEDRQLTLDTVINHLAICSKEGKDVDWSNIVDKEIEKQVLSVVDEVGSRYLKPIKERLPDNISYLDIKKVLCKMIYGKHQ, encoded by the coding sequence ATGAATCAGTGGGAAGTGCTCCACAAGTATTATGGATTTGAAAATTTCAGAAAAGGACAAGCTGAACTAATTGAATCAATTTTAAATAAAAGGGATGTATTGGGTATAATGCCTACTAGTGGTGGGAAATCAATATGCTATCAGATTCCTGCATTATTGTTAGAGGGAATAACATTGGTTATTTCTCCGCTGATTTCTTTGATGAAGGATCAGGTAGATGGACTAAATGAATTGGGCATACCAGCTACTTTTATAAACAGTACATTGTCTATTGTAGAACAAGAAAAGAGAATATACGAAGCTGTACAAGGAATGTACAAGCTTTTATATATTGCTCCAGAAAGACTAAATTCTTTATTGTTTTTAAATTTCACAAAAAAAGTAAAAATATCACTCGTGGCAGTAGATGAGGCTCATTGTATTAGCCAATGGGGGCATGATTTTCGACCTAGTTATAGAGAAATTCCGAATTTTATTGCTAACTTAAACTATAGGCCAATAATAGGAGCATTTACAGCAACAGCTACAGATGAAATAATAGACGATATTTCTAATATACTTAAGCTTGATAATCCATTAAAACTAATAACAGGATTTGATCGAGCTAATTTATATTTACAAGTGGAAAAGTCTGTAGACAAGAAATCCTTTATACTTAATTATTTAAAGAAAAATCCAGATGATTCTGGAATTATATATTGTGCTACAAGAAAAGAAGTGGAAAGCATAGGAAATTTACTAAATGATAGTGGGTTTAAGGTAGGAATATATCATGCTGGAATGACAAATGAAGAAAGAAAAAGAACTCAAGATGAATTTTTATATGATAAAATATTAATAATGGTTGCAACCAATGCTTTTGGAATGGGTATTGATAAATCTAATGTTCGATTTGTTATCCATCATAATATGCCTAAAAATATAGAAGCATATTATCAAGAAGCTGGACGTGCTGGAAGAGATGGTGAGAAAAGTGAATGTATTTTACTTTTTTCACCTCAAGATGTAATAAAACAAAAATATTTAATAGAACAGAGTATTTCAAGTCCTAAAAGAAAAGAAATAGCTTATAGCAATCTTCAATATATGGTAGACTATTGTCACACTAGAGATTGCTTAAGGTTAAGGATTTTAAATTATTTTGGAGAAGTGCCAATCAATGAAAAATGTAATTATTGTAGTAATTGTTTGGATGAAAGAGATTTGGAGGACATTAGTATAGAAGCACAAAAGATAATATCATGTGTATATAGAATGGAACAGAGATTTGGAATTACTATGGTAGCTAAGGTTTTAAGAGGCTCAATGGATAAGCGAATTTTAGAATTTAAACTAGACAAATTATCAACTTATGGGATTATGAAAGAATATACTGAAAAAGACATAAAAGAAACAATTCTACTTCTTATAGCAGATGGGTATTTACAATTGACAGAAGGGAAATATCCTGTGGTTCAGTTGACGGCAAATTCTGTAGAAGTTTTAAGGGGAAAGAAAAAGGTTTTTAAAAGAGTTGAAGTTGAAGACAAACAATTTAGAAGAGATTTACTTGTACATGAAGAATTGTTTAGAGAATTAAAAGGCATTCGAATGGAAATAGCAATGAGGAAAATGGTTCCTCCTTATATAATCTTTGCAGATTATACTTTAAAGGAAATGTGTATGTATCTTCCAGAGACTAGAGAAGAAATGCTCATGATAAAAGGTGTGGGTAATAAAAAATACGAAAGTTATGGTGAAGTGTTTATTGATGCTATACAAAAATACAAAGAGAGAACAGGCAGTATTGCTCCAAAGAAGAATTACAAAAGTATAGAAGATAATTCAAATATGGTAAAAAGTCATGAAATTACTTATAATCTATATAGCGTGGGAAAATCTCCAATACAAATAGCAGAGGATAGGCAGTTGACTTTAGATACAGTTATAAATCATTTAGCTATATGTTCTAAAGAAGGAAAGGACGTTGATTGGTCCAATATAGTAGATAAAGAAATAGAAAAGCAAGTTTTATCTGTAGTTGATGAGGTTGGTTCTAGATATTTAAAACCAATTAAAGAAAGACTTCCTGATAATATTTCATATTTAGATATTAAAAAAGTATTATGTAAGATGATTTATGGAAAACATCAGTAA
- a CDS encoding folate family ECF transporter S component — protein MKKLNPRIIAISGFLIALNIVLSRVITIPGVINFGGFPIIFAGVVFGPVVGGIVGAVGDVVSFIVRPTGPFMPHFVLTSALTGIIPGILMKVLKADLPKLPLWKIFVSILVGQVTTSVLMVPYFRYILFGHPLLVTMSKAATKQAINIPAYSILIKTLVESLARTGVLKQEC, from the coding sequence GTGAAAAAGTTGAATCCAAGAATTATCGCTATTTCAGGTTTTTTGATTGCTCTAAATATTGTATTGTCTAGAGTTATTACTATCCCAGGCGTTATTAACTTTGGAGGATTCCCAATTATTTTCGCTGGTGTAGTATTTGGGCCTGTTGTTGGTGGAATTGTTGGAGCAGTAGGAGATGTGGTTAGTTTTATAGTTAGACCAACTGGACCATTTATGCCACATTTTGTTTTAACTTCAGCCCTTACTGGGATCATTCCTGGAATTCTTATGAAAGTGTTAAAGGCTGATTTGCCAAAACTACCATTGTGGAAAATATTTGTATCAATATTAGTTGGACAAGTTACTACATCTGTACTAATGGTTCCTTATTTTAGATACATTCTATTTGGTCATCCATTGCTTGTGACTATGTCAAAAGCAGCAACCAAACAAGCTATAAATATTCCTGCTTATTCTATACTAATAAAAACTCTAGTAGAATCATTAGCTAGAACAGGAGTACTTAAACAAGAGTGTTAA
- a CDS encoding Nif3-like dinuclear metal center hexameric protein: MKAIDIINIMNNWAPPYLIDSWDNTGFQIGDPEKSVKKVLVSLDLDEYSFQKAKEAEADMIITHHPILFNPLNKITTETYKGRLIYNIIKEDIVVYNAHTNLDVARGGVNDVLAKLLGLKDVEILSPLVNHDVCSQVSYGHGRIGNIEEMNVSLFLDTVKEKLEVDYLRIYGSLDRKVHRVALCGGSGGDFIQDAFDSNAEIYITGDIKYHEAQLANELGLILVDANHFDTEKVILPKIKEKLKKSTNDEIEIIINISSAAPFTIY, from the coding sequence ATGAAAGCTATTGATATAATAAATATTATGAATAACTGGGCCCCACCCTACTTAATAGATAGCTGGGACAATACAGGTTTTCAAATAGGAGATCCAGAAAAAAGCGTAAAAAAAGTTTTAGTGTCTCTAGATTTAGATGAATATAGTTTTCAAAAGGCTAAAGAAGCAGAGGCAGATATGATTATTACTCACCATCCAATTTTATTTAATCCTTTAAATAAAATTACTACTGAAACTTACAAAGGTAGGCTTATATATAATATAATAAAAGAAGATATAGTGGTATATAATGCTCATACCAATTTGGATGTGGCAAGGGGAGGAGTCAATGATGTTTTAGCTAAGCTATTGGGATTAAAAGATGTGGAGATATTGAGTCCATTAGTTAATCACGATGTTTGTTCACAAGTTTCTTATGGACATGGTCGTATTGGAAATATTGAAGAAATGAACGTGTCTTTATTTTTGGATACTGTAAAGGAAAAATTAGAAGTTGATTATTTAAGGATATATGGTAGTTTAGATAGAAAAGTGCATAGAGTAGCTCTTTGTGGTGGTAGTGGTGGTGATTTTATTCAAGATGCTTTCGATAGTAATGCAGAGATATACATTACTGGAGATATTAAATATCATGAAGCACAACTTGCCAATGAACTAGGGCTAATTTTAGTAGATGCAAACCACTTTGATACAGAAAAAGTAATATTACCTAAAATCAAAGAAAAACTTAAAAAATCAACTAATGATGAGATAGAGATCATTATAAATATTAGTAGTGCGGCTCCATTTACAATATATTAG
- a CDS encoding carbon-nitrogen hydrolase family protein, translated as MGKMKVGICQMIVKEDKDENIKRASNMIRNAASNGSDIIVLPEMFNCPYENKYFPMYAEEFPGKTTNTLARLSKELGVYIVGGSIPEKDNNIIYNTSYIYNREGNLVGKHRKVHLFDIQVENGIKFKESDTLGYGKEVTVFPTEFCKIGVAICYDMRFPELIRLMALEGAEVIIVPAAFNMTTGPAHWELLVRTRALDNQVYFIAASPARNQSASYHAYGHSSVVNPWGTVISEADEKECIIYGDIDLELVQRVRRELPLLNHRRTDLYEINKIR; from the coding sequence ATGGGAAAGATGAAAGTAGGCATATGTCAAATGATAGTTAAGGAAGATAAGGATGAAAATATAAAAAGAGCTTCAAATATGATAAGGAATGCAGCTAGTAATGGAAGTGATATCATAGTTCTACCTGAAATGTTTAATTGTCCGTATGAAAACAAATATTTTCCAATGTATGCGGAAGAATTTCCGGGAAAAACGACAAATACATTAGCCAGATTATCTAAGGAATTAGGCGTATATATAGTAGGGGGTTCTATACCTGAAAAAGATAATAATATAATATATAATACTTCCTACATATATAATAGAGAAGGAAATTTAGTTGGTAAGCATAGAAAAGTTCATTTATTTGACATACAAGTAGAAAATGGAATTAAGTTTAAAGAATCAGATACTTTAGGATATGGTAAAGAAGTTACTGTTTTTCCTACAGAGTTTTGTAAAATAGGTGTAGCTATTTGTTATGATATGAGATTTCCAGAATTAATAAGGCTTATGGCATTAGAAGGAGCAGAAGTAATAATAGTACCTGCGGCTTTTAATATGACAACAGGTCCTGCTCATTGGGAATTGTTAGTAAGGACTAGGGCATTAGATAATCAGGTATACTTTATTGCAGCGTCCCCAGCAAGGAATCAATCTGCATCCTACCATGCTTACGGACATTCAAGTGTTGTAAATCCATGGGGTACAGTCATAAGCGAGGCAGATGAAAAGGAATGTATTATATATGGAGATATAGATTTAGAATTGGTTCAAAGGGTCAGAAGAGAATTGCCTTTGTTAAATCATAGAAGAACAGATTTATATGAGATAAATAAGATTAGGTAA
- a CDS encoding arginase family protein → MTGVDSPATLFFFCFVISKELLAAIHMISGLNIVAFDINELSPVYDQSGASTALACKLLRELLLQIYK, encoded by the coding sequence GTGACAGGAGTTGATTCTCCTGCCACCTTATTCTTTTTTTGTTTTGTAATATCTAAGGAACTTTTGGCAGCTATTCATATGATATCTGGTTTAAATATTGTTGCCTTTGATATAAACGAGTTATCTCCAGTTTATGACCAAAGTGGAGCTTCAACTGCATTAGCTTGTAAATTATTAAGAGAACTTTTATTACAGATTTATAAGTAA
- a CDS encoding cation diffusion facilitator family transporter, whose protein sequence is MENYNLGIKVSFITIIVNVILSAFKIIAGIVGKSNAMLADGVHTLSDVLTTIVVIFGLKVSSKEADKEHPYGHEKYEPIFAKLLSTMLVLTGLYIGYESIKVLISGDIKTPGLIALVAAIASIGVKEGMYWYTVKAAKKIKSLSLEADAWHHRSDAFSSVGTFVGILGARLGLKILDPIAGVVVSIFVIKVGVDLYFRATKELVDQSADDQTEERIMDIAHSVKGVDSIKSLKTRMFGNKLYVDIEITVDGNLNVEQGHDIAEKVHDDIEEKIEEVKHCMVHVEPSKTQD, encoded by the coding sequence ATGGAGAACTATAATTTAGGAATAAAGGTTTCGTTTATAACAATAATTGTTAATGTGATTTTATCTGCTTTTAAAATTATAGCAGGTATTGTAGGAAAAAGTAATGCGATGCTTGCAGATGGCGTTCACACGTTATCAGATGTATTGACTACAATAGTTGTAATATTTGGTTTAAAAGTTTCTTCAAAAGAGGCTGATAAGGAACATCCATATGGTCATGAGAAATATGAACCAATATTTGCAAAATTGTTAAGTACAATGCTTGTTTTAACAGGATTGTATATAGGATACGAAAGTATAAAGGTTTTAATAAGTGGTGATATAAAAACCCCAGGATTAATAGCTTTAGTAGCAGCAATTGCTTCAATTGGCGTAAAAGAAGGAATGTACTGGTATACTGTAAAAGCAGCGAAGAAAATAAAAAGTTTATCTCTTGAAGCTGATGCTTGGCATCATAGATCAGATGCATTTTCATCAGTTGGTACTTTTGTTGGTATACTTGGTGCTAGATTGGGACTTAAGATATTAGATCCTATAGCAGGTGTTGTAGTTAGTATTTTTGTAATCAAAGTAGGAGTAGATTTATATTTTAGGGCAACTAAAGAACTAGTTGATCAGTCAGCTGATGATCAAACAGAAGAAAGGATAATGGATATTGCACATTCAGTAAAAGGAGTAGATAGTATAAAGTCTCTTAAGACTAGGATGTTTGGAAACAAACTATATGTAGATATTGAGATAACAGTAGATGGTAATCTTAATGTTGAACAAGGCCACGATATTGCAGAGAAAGTCCATGATGATATAGAAGAAAAAATAGAAGAAGTAAAACATTGTATGGTTCATGTTGAACCTTCAAAAACTCAAGATTAA
- a CDS encoding MIP/aquaporin family protein, with product MSNIALYSAEFLGTLILILLGNGVVANVSLKKSKAEGGGWIVVTAAWGLAVAIAAYTTGWVSGAHLNPAVTIGFAAIGSLDWALVPGYIIAQLLGAIVGAMLCYAAFKDHFAATEDGNVKLGVFCTAPAIKNYARNFITEVIGTAMLVGGILGINHANNGVGPLSALLAGFLVWVIGMSLGGPTGYAINPARDLGPRIAHAILPIPKKRDSDWSYAPIPVFGPIVGGVIGAFIYQLFLKLWV from the coding sequence ATGTCAAATATTGCTTTGTATTCTGCGGAATTTTTAGGTACACTAATATTAATATTACTAGGTAATGGTGTAGTTGCTAATGTAAGTCTAAAGAAATCAAAGGCTGAGGGTGGTGGATGGATAGTTGTTACAGCAGCTTGGGGTCTTGCTGTTGCAATAGCAGCATATACAACAGGCTGGGTAAGTGGAGCACATTTAAATCCAGCAGTAACTATTGGATTTGCAGCAATAGGCTCTTTAGATTGGGCACTAGTTCCAGGATATATAATCGCTCAGTTGCTAGGTGCTATAGTTGGAGCAATGCTTTGTTATGCAGCATTTAAAGATCATTTTGCAGCAACAGAAGATGGAAATGTAAAACTAGGAGTATTTTGTACAGCACCAGCAATCAAGAATTATGCAAGAAATTTTATTACTGAGGTTATAGGAACAGCTATGCTAGTTGGTGGTATATTAGGAATCAACCATGCAAACAATGGTGTAGGACCATTGAGTGCATTATTAGCAGGTTTCTTAGTTTGGGTAATAGGTATGAGTTTAGGTGGACCTACAGGATATGCTATTAACCCTGCTAGGGATTTAGGACCAAGAATAGCTCATGCAATATTGCCAATACCAAAAAAGAGGGATTCAGATTGGTCTTATGCACCAATACCAGTATTTGGACCAATAGTAGGTGGAGTTATAGGAGCTTTTATTTATCAGTTATTTTTAAAACTATGGGTATAA
- a CDS encoding metal-dependent hydrolase family protein produces MAKIAFKGGLLIDGTGKAPVENSLVLVEDKKIIYAGQMKEVEGDYEVVDIAGKTIMPGLIDTHLHFSGNLTDNDSEWVLEPTIQKTIVAVAQAREALEHGLTSVGEISRSGLHIRNMIEEGIIPGPRMVSTGLGFCRTAGHGDSHKLPLEYNNESHPWAERVDGPWDLRKAIRKRLRENPDAIKIWSTGGGIWRHDAKADSHYSMEEIQAVVDEANMVGLPVWSHAEGYGGALDSCKAGVSVIIHGQELNEECLEIMKEKDITFCPTLQFFFEWFTVYEPPYRPIHDKYPGKTTAEKELNRIIDNLRNANEKGIRITVGSDSFCSSLTPYGKYAITEMYALNKAGLTEMETIVAATKNGAEMLRIDDITGTLENGKFADLLVINGNPLKDIHDVDVEKMDVIMKEGSFVKKIN; encoded by the coding sequence ATGGCAAAAATTGCTTTTAAAGGTGGTTTACTTATTGATGGTACAGGCAAAGCACCTGTAGAGAATTCACTTGTTCTTGTAGAGGACAAGAAAATTATATATGCTGGTCAAATGAAGGAAGTTGAAGGAGACTATGAGGTAGTAGACATAGCAGGAAAAACTATTATGCCTGGTCTTATTGATACTCATCTACATTTCAGTGGTAATCTAACTGATAATGATTCAGAATGGGTATTAGAACCTACAATTCAAAAAACAATAGTAGCAGTTGCTCAAGCTCGTGAAGCATTAGAGCATGGACTTACATCAGTTGGTGAAATTTCTCGATCTGGATTACATATTCGTAACATGATTGAAGAAGGTATAATACCTGGTCCTCGTATGGTTTCAACAGGTCTTGGTTTCTGTAGAACAGCAGGACACGGAGACTCACATAAGCTTCCATTAGAATACAATAATGAGTCTCATCCATGGGCAGAAAGAGTAGATGGACCATGGGATTTAAGAAAAGCTATAAGAAAAAGACTTCGTGAAAACCCAGATGCAATAAAAATTTGGTCAACAGGTGGAGGAATTTGGAGACATGATGCAAAGGCTGACTCCCATTATTCTATGGAAGAAATACAAGCTGTTGTAGACGAAGCTAATATGGTAGGGCTACCTGTATGGTCTCATGCTGAAGGATATGGTGGGGCACTTGATTCATGTAAAGCTGGAGTATCAGTAATCATTCATGGTCAAGAATTAAATGAAGAATGTCTTGAAATAATGAAAGAAAAGGATATTACATTCTGTCCAACACTACAATTCTTCTTTGAATGGTTTACAGTATATGAACCACCATATAGACCAATTCATGACAAATATCCTGGAAAGACAACTGCTGAAAAAGAATTAAATCGTATTATAGACAATCTTAGAAATGCAAATGAAAAAGGCATAAGAATAACAGTAGGTTCAGATTCATTCTGTAGTAGCTTAACTCCATATGGAAAATATGCTATTACTGAAATGTATGCATTAAATAAAGCTGGATTAACAGAAATGGAAACAATTGTAGCTGCAACTAAGAATGGTGCTGAAATGCTTAGAATTGATGATATAACAGGAACTCTTGAAAACGGTAAATTTGCAGACCTTCTTGTTATAAATGGCAATCCATTAAAAGACATTCACGATGTTGATGTTGAAAAGATGGATGTTATCATGAAAGAAGGAAGTTTTGTTAAGAAAATTAATTAA